A stretch of the Treponema primitia ZAS-1 genome encodes the following:
- a CDS encoding tetratricopeptide repeat protein, giving the protein MISRQYKALFFLLFLAFGRFARLSALDFTLRPRPFLLIPQGEVAELYAMGYGGDLLFDLDVSSILTNPWGLGYSLGLEGGYAYANLAEGAEGDIQLYSAGAGARFFGYPLSRLALSLDGALGLSQAIQHYGHQDDGSAASWYWRAGAEAGFRFAPFFTLSLNGGYRYYHNEHRDGALYHGLSAGLTFQFTLSTKSAAGLRLDLIQEEPVYPLFLSLYQRNGAGTLRISNHENAEIRNVRVSFRAGQYTSSEINCGNIGFIGRFRSVELPLYADFAPALLNFTEDGRILGEVVIRYTFLGAERTAVISSTVRVVNRNAYRWGDNASLAAFVSPTAPAPLEYAKYVVGLARSKRRTGLNQNMQFSLWLYEGLLTAGLRQSAGSNRVTDIDSIQFPSETLAFRSGNAVDIGLLYANTLESSGIPAAIIALEDDFMVLYSLGISQAAAGALFTNIENLLVINDEVWMPLSMVNFNNGFMNSWEGGSKRLNRAFEAGETLDFIRFADAWAAYPPVVPAVEAQSARPEESALNRRADTALAIYIATEFEPKIAALEAQLRTNPGAASFNQLGLLLLRASRPEDAKPVFEQAASYGSAAGMVNRGNLSLLDKDFAGAEAWFRRALGLNPENAAAKNGLARTTLQRGE; this is encoded by the coding sequence ATGATATCCCGGCAGTATAAAGCCCTCTTTTTCCTCCTGTTCCTGGCCTTTGGCCGGTTCGCCCGGCTTTCGGCCCTGGACTTTACCCTGCGGCCCCGGCCCTTCCTGCTTATCCCCCAAGGCGAAGTAGCCGAGCTCTATGCCATGGGCTACGGGGGGGACCTGCTCTTTGACCTGGATGTTTCCAGCATCCTTACCAATCCCTGGGGGCTCGGGTATTCCCTGGGCCTGGAAGGGGGGTATGCCTATGCGAATCTTGCCGAGGGGGCGGAGGGGGATATCCAGCTCTATTCCGCCGGAGCGGGGGCGCGGTTTTTCGGCTATCCCCTTTCCCGGCTGGCCCTTTCCCTGGACGGGGCTCTGGGGCTTTCCCAGGCTATTCAGCATTATGGGCACCAGGATGACGGCAGCGCCGCTTCCTGGTATTGGCGGGCCGGGGCGGAGGCGGGATTCCGCTTTGCCCCGTTTTTTACCCTTTCCCTGAATGGCGGCTACCGGTATTACCATAACGAGCACCGGGATGGCGCCCTGTACCATGGGCTCTCCGCCGGGCTTACGTTCCAGTTTACCCTTTCCACCAAAAGCGCTGCGGGTCTGCGTCTGGACCTGATCCAGGAGGAACCGGTATACCCCCTGTTTTTGTCCCTCTACCAGCGGAATGGCGCGGGAACCCTCAGGATTAGTAACCACGAAAATGCAGAGATACGGAATGTGCGGGTGAGTTTCCGGGCGGGGCAGTACACGTCCTCGGAGATCAACTGCGGGAATATCGGCTTTATCGGCCGCTTTCGCAGTGTGGAACTGCCCCTGTATGCGGACTTTGCCCCGGCGTTGCTGAACTTTACTGAGGACGGCCGTATCCTGGGGGAAGTGGTGATCCGCTATACCTTCCTGGGGGCGGAACGGACAGCGGTTATCAGTAGTACGGTGCGGGTGGTAAACCGCAATGCCTACCGCTGGGGGGATAACGCAAGCCTGGCGGCCTTTGTATCCCCCACCGCGCCGGCGCCCCTGGAGTACGCCAAGTATGTGGTAGGCCTGGCCCGGAGCAAGCGGCGCACCGGCTTAAACCAGAATATGCAGTTTTCCCTCTGGCTCTACGAGGGCCTTCTGACCGCCGGGCTCAGGCAGAGCGCCGGCTCTAACAGGGTTACTGACATTGACAGCATCCAGTTCCCCTCGGAGACCCTGGCTTTCCGTTCCGGGAACGCCGTGGATATTGGCCTGCTCTATGCGAATACCCTGGAATCCTCGGGCATTCCCGCCGCGATCATAGCCCTGGAGGATGATTTTATGGTCCTCTATTCCTTAGGTATAAGCCAGGCTGCTGCGGGCGCCCTTTTTACCAATATAGAAAATCTTTTGGTTATCAATGATGAAGTGTGGATGCCCCTTTCCATGGTGAATTTCAATAACGGCTTTATGAACAGTTGGGAAGGGGGAAGTAAACGGTTGAACCGGGCCTTTGAAGCGGGGGAGACCCTTGATTTTATCCGGTTTGCCGATGCCTGGGCGGCCTATCCTCCGGTGGTTCCCGCTGTAGAAGCCCAGAGCGCCCGGCCGGAGGAATCCGCCTTAAACCGCCGGGCGGACACCGCCCTTGCCATATATATTGCCACTGAGTTTGAGCCTAAGATAGCGGCCCTGGAGGCTCAGCTCCGCACAAACCCTGGGGCCGCTTCATTTAATCAGTTGGGCTTATTATTACTGCGCGCCAGCCGTCCGGAAGACGCGAAGCCGGTTTTTGAACAAGCCGCTTCTTACGGCTCTGCGGCGGGGATGGTCAACCGGGGAAACCTTTCCCTGCTTGATAAGGATTTTGCCGGGGCGGAAGCCTGGTTCAGGCGGGCCCTTGGGCTGAACCCGGAAAACGCCGCAGCGAAAAACGGCCTGGCCCGGACGACCCTGCAGCGGGGAGAGTAG